One genomic window of Vigna radiata var. radiata cultivar VC1973A unplaced genomic scaffold, Vradiata_ver6 scaffold_154, whole genome shotgun sequence includes the following:
- the LOC106752564 gene encoding DNA helicase INO80: MDHRPKSKDSLPYSTLFNLESLVNFQLPQHDDDFDYYGNSSQDESRGSQGGGITNHSNGNVHGREASLLKKRRWSLNRDSEDRSGFYETHMTEERYRSMLGEHIQKYKRRLKDTISSPAQNQATVAPGKSSTGLKARKSGNERRGGLHAVETTSEWMNDSSSQKPGNYREADFTPQYGTADRIMYEPASLDIGDGIIYKIPPIYDKLAGALNLPSFSDIHVDDFYLKGTLDLGSLAEMMAADKRFGNRNRAGMGEALTQYESLQARLKVMGASNSAHKFSLKVSDADLNSSIPEGAAGSIRRSILSEGGVLQVYYVKVLEKGDTYEIIERSLPKKQKVKKDPALIEKEETERCGKIWVNIVRRDIPKHHRNFTTFHRKQLIDAKRVSEICQREVRMKVSRSLKWTRAAGMRTRKLARDMLLFWKRIDKEMAEVRKREEKEAAEALRREQELREAKRQQQRLNFLIQQTELYSHFMQNKSNLLSSETLPTVDEDANDQDAMIDDSSDAKPDDEEDPEEAELKKEALKAAQEAVFKQRSLTSAFDTECLRLRQAGETDSLPPDVAGASNIDLQTPSTMPVASTVRTPELFKGVLKEYQLKGLQWLVNCYEQGLNGILADEMGLGKTIQAMAFLAHLAEEKNIWGPFLVVAPASVLNNWNEELERFCPELKRLPYWGGLSERTVLRKSINPKDLYRREAKFHILITSYQLLVSDEKYFRRVKWQYMVLDEAQAIKSSTSIRWKTLLSFNCRNRLLLTGTPIQNNMAELWALLHFIMPTLFDSHEQFNEWFSKGIENHAEHGGTLNEHQLNRLHSILKPFMLRRVKKDVVSELTRKTEVTVHCKLSSRQQAFYQAIKNKISLAELFDSNRGQLNEKRILNLMNIVIQLRKVCNHPELFERSEGSTYLYFAEIPNSLPPPPFGELEDIYYSGGHNPISYEMPKLVYEEIVQSSEIFGSSVGRGVSRESFQKHFSIFRPENVFRSVFSEDTYSTSGNLGFTHLMDLSPQEVMFLATASFVERLLFSITRWERKFIDEAVDFLTETIDDDPECSYLEKEKVRAVTRMLLVPTRSEAQFLQERLQTGPSHAPFEALIVPHEDRLLSNARLVHSAYTYIPQSRAPPIGLHCSNRNFYYKMIEELHDPTVKRLFVGFARTSDYNGPRKPDAPHHLIQEIDSELPVSHPALQLTHSIFGTSPPMRNFDPSKLLTDSGKLQTLDILLKRLRAGNHRVLLFAQMTKMLNILEDYMNYRKYKYFRLDGSSTIQDRRDMVRDFQHRNDIFVFLLSTRAGGLGINLTAADTVIFYESDWNPTLDLQAMDRAHRLGQTKDVTVYRLICKETVEEKILLRASQKSTVQNLVMTGGSVGGDLLAPEDVVSLLLDDAQLEQKLKEIPLQVKDKQKKKQPMKGIRVNEDGDASLEDLTSSAAQGTSDYDAAVDPEGSKSSNKKRKAASDKPRPKNSQKMSEFSTAFMDSELDDVDPVGQKPKRPKRVKKNVNVEDTFTGTAITVPEQSQFPPPRDFSAGGSKAESGQDN; encoded by the exons ATGGATCACCGACCGAAATCGAAGGATTCACTCCCTTACTCCACTCTTTTCAATCTCGAG tctTTGGTGAACTTTCAACTTCCACAACACGATGATGATTTTGATTATTATGGGAATAGTAGTCAGGATGAGAGCAGAGGCAGCCAAG GTGGGGGGATTACAAATCATAGTAATGGGAATGTGCATGGAAGGGAGGCGAGTTTGTTGAAGAAGAGGAGGTGGTCTCTGAACCGTGACAGTGAGGATAGGAGCGGTTTTTATGAGACACACATGACAGAGGAGCGATATCGATCAATGTTGGGAGAGCATATTCAGAAATACAAGAGGAGGTTAAAGGATACAATAAGTAGTCCTGCCCAAAATCAAGCTACTGTTGCACCTGGGAAAAGCAGCACAGGGTTGAAAGCTCGGAAGTCAGGGAATGAGCGCAGGGGAGGATTACATGCTGTGGAGACTACGTCAGAATGGATGAATGATTCGAGCTCCCAGAAACCAGGAAACTACCGTGAAGCAGATTTCACCCCACAATATGGCACTGCTGATAG GATTATGTATGAACCTGCATCTTTGGATATCGGGGATGGAATCATTTACAAGATTCCTCCAATCTATGATAAGTTGGCAGGAGCTCTGAACCTCCCAAGCTTCTCGGATATCCATGTTGATGATTTTTACTTAAAGGGCACCTTGGATTTGGGTTCATTGGCTGAGATGATGGCAGCTGATAAAAGATTTGGGAATAGAAACCGAGCTGGCATGGGTGAAGCATTAACGCAATATGAATCACTACAGGCACGGCTGAAGGTCATGGGAGCTTCAAATTCTGCTCATAAATTCAGTCTGAAAGTGTCTGATGCTGATTTGAATTCCTCCATTCCAGAGGGGGCAGCGGGAAGCATAAGGCGATCTATTTTGTCCGAGGGTGGTGTATTGCAGGTTTATTATGTGAAAGTTTTGGAGAAAGGTGACACCTATGAG ATCATTGAAAGAAGCCTACCTAAGaaacaaaaagtgaaaaaagatCCTGCCTTGATCGAGAAGGAGGAAACAGAACGATGTGGTAAGATTTGGGTAAATATTGTCAGAAGGGACATACCAAAGCATCATAGGAACTTCACTACTTTTCATCGAAAGCAGCTTATTGATGCCAAGAGAGTCTCAGAGATTTGTCAAAGAGAG GTTAGAATGAAAGTTAGTAGATCCCTTAAATGGACAAGGGCTGCTGGAATGCGCACCCGGAAACTAGCTAGGGACATGTTGCTGTTCTGGAAACGAATAGATAAAGAGATG GCAGAAGTGAGGAAGAGGGAGGAAAAAGAAGCTGCAGAAGCTTTGAGGCGCGAACAGGAGCTTCGAGAGGCGAAGAGGCAACAACAAAGGcttaattttcttatacaaCAAACTGAGCTGTACAGTCACTTTATGCAGAACAAGTCAAACTTGCTATCTTCAGAAACTTTACCCACTGTAGATGAAGATGCAAATGACCAAGATGCAATGATTGATGACTCTTCAGATGCTAAGCCTGATGACGAGGAAGATCCTGAAGAGGCTGAATTGAAGAAGGAAGCTTTGAAGGCTGCACAAGAAGCAGTTTTTAAGCAGAGAAGTTTGACAAGTGCTTTTGACACTGAATGCTTGAGGCTGCGCCAAGCTGGTGAAACAGATTCACTTCCACCAGATGTTGCTGGAGCGAGTAATATTGATTTGCAAACCCC CTCCACCATGCCAGTGGCATCCACAGTTCGGACACCTGAATTATTTAAAGGGGTTCTTAAAGAATATCAGCTAAAGGGTCTTCAGTGGCTTGTAAACTGTTATGAGCAG GGTTTAAATGGTATTCTAGCAGATGAAATGGGACTTGGAAAGACTATTCAGGCCATGGCATTCTTGGCTCATTTAGCTGAG GAAAAAAACATATGGGGACCTTTTCTGGTTGTTGCACCTGCTTCAGTATTAAATAATTGGAATGAGGAACTTGAGCGCTTCTGCCCGGAACTGAAAAGACTTCCATACTGGGGCGGACTTTCAGAACGGACAGTACTTAGGAAAAGTATTAACCCAAAGGATCTATACCGTAG GGAAGCTAAATTTCACATTCTCATCACAAGCTACCAGCTATTAGTATCTGATGAGAAGTATTTTCGTCGAGTGAAATGGCAGTATATGGTTTTAGATGAAGCCCAGGCTATCAAAAGTTCGACAAG TATAAGATGGAAGACACTTCTCAGTTTTAATTGTCGGAATCGCCTACTGCTGACTGGTACACCCATTCAGAATAACATGGCTGAGTTATGGGCTCTTCTTCACTTCATCATGCCAACTTTATTTGACAGCCATGAGCAGTTTAATGAGTGGTTTTCTAAAGG AATTGAGAACCATGCGGAACATGGAGGTACTTTGAATGAGCATCAGCTTAATCGATTG CATTCAATTCTAAAGCCTTTCATGCTGCGGCGTGTTAAAAAGGATGTGGTTTCTGAGCTGACTAGAAAAACTGAGGTTACTGTGCACTGTAAGCTCAGTTCTCGGCAACAGGCTTTTTATCAAGCAATTAAGAACAAGATCTCTCTTGCCGAATTGTTTGACAGTAATCGTGGGCAGCTCAATGAGAAGAGAATTCTGAATTTAATGAACATTGTTATTCAACTAAGGAAG GTTTGCAACCATCCTGAGTTGTTTGAAAGGAGTGAGGGAAGCACATACCTCTACTTTGCAGAGATTCCGAATTCCCTTCCACCTCCTCCATTCGGGGAATTGGAGGATATTTATTATTCTGGTGGTCACAACCCCATATCATATGAG ATGCCAAAACTTGTCTATGAAGAAATTGTACAAAGTTCAGAGATTTTTGGATCATCTGTTGGTCGTGGTGTCTCCAGAGAATCTTTTCAGAaacattttagtatttttagaCCAGAAAACGTTTTTCGATCTGTATTCTCAGAAGACACGTATAGTACAAGTGGAAACCTAGGTTTTACCCATTTGATGGATTTGTCTCCACAAGAGGTGATGTTTCTGGCTACTGCTTCTTTTGTGGAGCGACTATTATTTTCTATTACGAGATGGGAACGTAAATTCATTGATGAAGCTGTAGACTTTCTAACTGAGACCATAGATGATGACCCAGAATGTAGTTAccttgagaaagaaaaagtcagAGCAGTTACAAGGATGTTATTGGTGCCAACGAGATCCGAGGCTCAGTTTCTGCAGGAAAGATTGCAGACTGGACCCAGCCATGCTCCTTTTGAGGCCTTGATTGTCCCACATGAAGATAGGCTGTTATCAAACGCCAGGCTTGTTCACTCTGCTTACACATATATCCCACAAAGTAGAGCTCCTCCT ATTGGTCTTCACTGCTCAAATAGGAACTTCTACtataaaatgattgaagaattaCATGATCCCACGGTTAAGAGGTTATTTGTGGGATTTGCACGTACATCTGATTATAATGGACCTAGAAAGCCAGATGCTCCTCACCATTTAATTCAAGAGATAGATTCTGAATTACCTGTTTCTCACCCTGCGCTTCAGTTAACACATAGCATTTTTGGAACTTCTCCACCAATGCGCAATTTTGACCCTTCGAAGTTGCTCACT GACTCCGGAAAACTCCAAACACttgatatattattaaaacGGTTAAGAGCAGGAAATCATCGTGTACTCTTGTTTGCTCAGATGAccaaaatgttgaatattttggaG GACTACATGAACTATagaaaatataagtattttagACTTGATGGATCATCCACTATCCAGGATCGTAGAGACATGGTCAGAGACTTTCAGCATAG gaatgatatttttgttttcttattgaGTACAAGAGCTGGTGGGTTAGGTATCAACTTGACGGCTGCTGACACAGTCATATTTTATGAGAGTGATTGGAATCCAACATTGGATCTACAGGCAATGGACAGAGCTCATCGTTTGGGCCAGACAAAAGAT GTTACTGTTTACCGACTTATATGTAAAGAGACAGTTGAAGAGAAGATTCTTCTTAGAGCGAGTCAGAAAAGTACTGTGCAGAACCTTGTCATGACTGGTGGATCTGTCGGTGGTGATCTCTTAGCGCCTGAGGATGTTGTATCTTTGCTTCTAGATGATGCTCAGTTGGAGCAGAAGTTAAAGGAGATCCCTCTCCAG GTAAAGgataagcaaaagaaaaaacaacctATGAAAGGCATTAGGGTAAATGAAGATGGTGATGCATCACTGGAAGATCTAACAAGCTCTGCAGCTCAGGGTACTTCAGATTATGATGCTGCCGTGGATCCAGAGGGTTCAAAGTCTAGTAATAAAAAG AGAAAAGCTGCCTCGGATAAGCCGAGGCCAAAGAATTCTCAAAAGATGAGTGAATTTAGTACTGCATTCATGGACAGCGAATTGGATGATGTCGATCCAGTGGGTCAGAAACCCAAGAGACCGAAGAGGGTAAAGAAGAATGTGAACGTTGAAGATACTTTTACTGGGACTGCTATCACTGTTCCAGAGCAGAGCCAATTTCCACCTCCACGTGATTTTAGTGCCGGTGGTTCTAAAGCAGAATCAGGGCAAGACAACTAA
- the LOC106752574 gene encoding glycerol-3-phosphate dehydrogenase [NAD(+)] GPDHC1, cytosolic, whose protein sequence is MGVVHNAYSNGSVGGQNCNGVEEKLDTLRRLIGKADGDPLRIVSVGAGAWGSVFAALLQDSYGQFRDKIQIRIWRRAGRAVDRGTAEHLFEVINSREDVLRRLIRRCAYLKYVEARLGDRTLYADEILKDGFCLNMIDTPLCPLKVVTNLQEAVWDADIVVNGLPSTETREIFEEISKYWKERITVPIIISLSKGIQAALEPLPHIITPTKMIHQATRVPMENILYLGGPNIASEIYNKEYANARICGADKWRKPLAKFLRQPQFIVWDNSDLVTHEVMGGLKNVYAIGAGMVAALTNESATSKSVYFAHCTSEMIFITHLLAEEPEKLAGPLLADTYVTLLKGRNAWYGQMLAKGQLRPDMGDSISGKGMIQGVSAVEAFFELLSQSSLNVLHPEENKPVAPVELCPILKTLYKILISREQSSQAILKALRDENLNDPRERIEIAQSHVFYKPSLLGQS, encoded by the exons ATGGGAGTGGTTCATAATGCATACTCAAATGGAAGTGTTGGTGGTCAGAATTGTAATGGGGTAGAGGAGAAGCTTGATACTTTGAGGAGGCTTATTGGGAAGGCTGATGGTGACCCTTTGAGAATTGTGAGTGTTGGAGCTGGTGCTTGGGGCAGTGTTTTTGCAGCTTTGTTGCAAGATTCTTATGGTCAATTCAGGGACAAGATACAGATCAGGATTTGGAGAAGAGCAGGAAGGGCAGTGGATAGAGGCACTGCAGAACATCTCTTTGAGGTCATAAACTCAAGGGAAGATGTGCTGAGAAGGTTGATCAGGCGTTGTGCATATCTGAAATATGTGGAGGCAAGGCTTGGTGATAGGACCCTTTATGCAGATGAGATTCTCAAAGATGGTTTTTGCTTGAACATGATTGATACCCCACTTTGTCCTCTGAAGGTGGTCACAAACTTGCAGGAAGCTGTTTGGGATGCTGATATTGTGGTCAATGGTTTGCCTTCTACAGAAACACGTGAGATCTTTGAAGAGATTAGTAAGTATTGGAAGGAGAGGATCACAGTGCCTATAATTATCTCTTTGTCAAAGGGTATACAGGCTGCATTGGAGCCTCTACCACATATTATCACTCCCACAAAGATGATTCACCAAGCAA CTAGAGTGCCAATGGAGAACATACTCTATCTTGGAGGTCCAAATATTGCCTCAGAAATCTACAACAAGGAGTATGCCAATGCAAGAATATGTGGAGCTGATAAATGGAGAAAACCTCTGGCAAAGTTTCTACGACAACCACAATTTATTGTCTGGGATAACAGTGACCTCGTCACACATGAAGTCATGGGTGGTTTGAAAAACGTCTATGCAATTGGAGCTG GAATGGTAGCTGCCCTTACTAATGAGAGTGCCACAAGCAAATCTGTGTACTTTGCACACTGCACATCGGAAATGATATTCATCACTCACTTGTTGGCTGAAGAACCAGAGAAACTTGCAGGGCCGTTACTGGCTGACACTTATGTAACCTTGTTGAAAGGCCGTAACGCTTGGTATGGCCAGATGTTAGCTAAGGGTCAATTAAGACCAGACATGGGAGACAGCATTAGTGGCAAAGGAATGATTCAG GGTGTTTCTGCAGTTGAGGCATTCTTTGAACTTCTTAGCCAATCTAGCCTAAATGTGTTGCATCCTGAAGAAAACAAGCCAGTTGCTCCTGTAGAGCTTTGTCCCATATTGAAGACGCTATacaaaattttgatatcaaG GGAACAGTCATCACAAGCTATTCTGAAAGCCTTGAGGGATGAAAATCTGAATGATCCTCGCGAACGAATTGAGATTGCACAAAGCCATGTTTTCTACAAGCCTTCACTTCTTGGACAATCCTAA